One Bufo gargarizans isolate SCDJY-AF-19 chromosome 3, ASM1485885v1, whole genome shotgun sequence DNA segment encodes these proteins:
- the LSM10 gene encoding U7 snRNA-associated Sm-like protein LSm10 — protein sequence MEITHSVKERTIAENSLIILLQGLHGLVTTVDLRNESSARGTIINVDAFMNIRLQKVIYTDRHGQEAKLDELFVTGRNVRYVHIPEEVDIIHTIEEQLKKIQNIRGFGSKGRKEFALKKFK from the coding sequence ATGGAGATCACTCACTCGGTGAAGGAGAGGACAATTGCTGAAAACAGCCTCATAATCCTCTTGCAAGGGTTACATGGACTGGTTACCACTGTTGACCTACGAAATGAAAGCTCTGCCAGGGGGACTATCATAAATGTGGATGCGTTTATGAATATTCGCCTGCAAAAGGTTATTTACACAGATCGCCATGGTCAGGAGGCCAAACTAGATGAATTGTTTGTTACTGGGCGCAATGTGAGGTATGTTCATATCCCTGAGGAAGTTGATATAATCCATACAATTGAAGAACAGCTGAAGAAGATACAAAACATCCGTGGGTTTGGTTCAAAGGGAAGAAAAGAATTTGCCCTGAAAAAGTTCAAGTGA